A region of Paraburkholderia sp. BL23I1N1 DNA encodes the following proteins:
- a CDS encoding MotA/TolQ/ExbB proton channel family protein — MKDWTTFLDAVQLGGWVIYPLSVLAILAITIVVDRAYVFLRFARMPDTGARTLAAAGGSSGPLIEGLDSLPARHVFRRLSVPLADRPVAPIWYREAKTETLAATIEQDMSKGFWVLETIVTAAPLLGLLGTIVGMMHSFQLFGGNGLVNPGGVTGGVAQSLVATAVGLVVALFSLFAFNYFSRRLERLMDELESFANERISEIRLASEGQGAAP; from the coding sequence ATGAAAGACTGGACGACTTTTCTGGATGCTGTGCAGCTTGGTGGGTGGGTGATCTATCCACTAAGTGTGCTTGCCATCCTCGCGATCACGATTGTGGTCGACCGCGCGTATGTATTTCTGCGCTTTGCCCGTATGCCCGATACAGGTGCGCGGACCCTGGCCGCCGCAGGCGGGTCCTCCGGTCCCCTCATCGAGGGGTTGGATTCGCTGCCAGCGCGACATGTTTTCAGGCGCTTAAGCGTCCCGCTTGCGGACCGTCCAGTTGCGCCTATCTGGTATCGCGAAGCGAAGACCGAAACGCTCGCGGCGACAATCGAGCAGGACATGAGCAAGGGCTTCTGGGTGCTGGAGACGATCGTAACGGCAGCACCGCTCCTTGGATTGCTGGGCACGATCGTGGGCATGATGCATTCATTCCAGCTGTTTGGCGGAAACGGCCTCGTCAATCCGGGCGGTGTCACGGGTGGGGTCGCCCAGTCGCTGGTAGCAACCGCGGTTGGCCTAGTTGTCGCGTTGTTCTCGCTGTTCGCTTTCAACTACTTTTCACGGCGCCTTGAACGACTGATGGACGAACTCGAGTCGTTTGCAAACGAGCGTATCAGCGAGATCCGCCTCGCTTCGGAAGGACAAGGTGCCGCGCCGTGA